ACAACACCTTCCCCAAAGTGCTGCCAAGATCCCTGCATCCTCACACCAATTTGTGCCCATCGCTGGGGAAAGTACGATAGCCACAAAATGTATATCTTGCCTAGATTCATCTGATGTAACTCAACTATCTTAACATCACTAATAAGGAATCTATTTACTTCTATTATTATGCCGATATGTGTCAGTTCAGTAGCAAAAGGACATGACTCATACCTGATAATTTTACTTCCACGGCTGCAATCTCCATGTGCGCTCCTCTTTGTACTTTGTGATGACCATATTAGTAGAACAGCTGGGCCTGTATTGTAAAAGGTACACATTGACTCCTCAATAGTCACTAAGTACATCacgattttataattatagatgtctcagaatttattattataccaaaGCACATGTATTAACagtttatgtatgtacatgactcAATCAGGCACCTTAGTAGTGCGTGACCCATTCAtgtatttgattattgtaatataCACAGTAACTTGTTTGTTACAATGTCCCATTTATTGTGCTGGACTCCACACATCGTCTGTTCATAGCTCGTCAGCCATGAGGAGTAGCGCTAGCTCCTAACAGAAACTATTATCATTAACCTCTCCTCAGAGCAGGTTACCATCATTGAATTAACTTTCTTATAGTCGGCGGACTTCTATGCCCCTTACCCGACAAAACCTCGCAAGGCATCTCTGATCTAACGCTGTCAAGACCGACCGAATCTTTATGTCTTCGACCCCGACAGCGCTAGCAACAGCATCTCTGGTCGAGCGTTCTTATGGCCGGCATGCTTTTCCTCCGACCGCAACAGCGCCCGACCCAGaggaaatcagtaaaatattgACTTGAGTCTGTCCACAACCAGACTCCTTTATTTGATATAAGCAAGATTATCATGACAGCCTTCCCGCAGACAAGGCGTCTTATGCTAGTACATGGCTTTATCATTCGATTTTATTGAAACTATAATGTACTTGTATATCAACGTCAAATCTTTCATAGGGaatcatatttgttttatttcccttgtgacttatattattatcttttttactaattatactTAGCTCTCAATTTGCAGTGTAGCGTcttgtactttactatatatttattgacaCACTCAAAGAAATACTTTTTCATAACAGCAAGTAGTTGTACACCAGTCGCAACAGGAAAAAGCGTCCTTTATCATAGATAATATAACAGAAGGAAGTCTTACCATAGACAGTGTGAAACGGAAGGAAGGTTTTTTATAGTAGGTGATTCGCGATATGTCGCGacatgtcaagttgttacagttgacacctacttgtgaaataacgaacttatattttatttggctggattatattatagaaccacataggaccatttgacatttccctcagttcatcttatgacaatactgaaaaaaacgaaagaacttgcggattgttgtctcactcactcatagacaaaaagtaataacgtgttgtgaatacgatatcttttaccaagcttttatttttgcccggcttctttgctttagtcattattctgaggtgctagtactagtgtaagacaaagatagtatgattctctccgtctatttttgaaatgagacagtcctttgacaaactatagtttgctatttaaaaaaatctaaaaaaatgccTTCGTGAGTGTCACTGTCAGTTCTGTCACTTCTGTCAGAGTCAAACAAAACTCGCGGCGCCTTCGCCTTTGTTTATCCGTATTCTGCTTATTTTTATGacagtatttaattttagtattaaatttaaagatCTTAACTAAACTTGTATCTTTATTGATAGTTTCTTAAGAATAATTTGATATTGGTTACGTCATAACTATACAAGTTATACGAAATCCGCTCTGTGGCGAACCGGTGGGGCGGTTGGGAAAACAACTTTTTGAACTATTTAGTGTATGCTGCGACCTTGGTCATTATCATACTTATCGTATATTTTACTGTCAACTGTTATTTCATATCAGATTCGTCGTTGTCCGATATACTGTGTTTTATCTTCCTGAAACATGTCAGCAGGCGGCCTCTTAAAATCTACAAAACTAACTTGTAAGTATATTTCGGAAATTTCATTTTTCTTCCTCAGACATTTATCTAAATATATATCctttaattaaatactaataaattttaataacatttacaGTGCACACTCTCTTTTCTCtttatcattaattaaaatgATCTTAAGGCAAACTTGATAACCCAAGTTAGCCCAGTAGGCACGTatacataaacatacataattatactaCAAACACAGAGCCGGTTATGTCAGAAGGGCGCATAATAATCATGACCCAAATACTTATAAATTCTGAATGTCAGGTTGGagcttaaatttattcttaaattACCCGAACTTACAAGATTAATTTACATGTATTATAGCTTGTTTAGTTTAGTTGAGAATGTTGGCATTTGAgtaattagttttttatttattttgagcacAAGGGTTCTGGTAAGATTTccgtcaaaaaataaaaatactggcTGTGTCTGTGGCTCTGCTTGTGTGAGAATTGGTCTTTGTCATTACCCCTCAATTACTAGTTTGATTGTTATCCCATTATCTGTAATAGCAATAAGCGAGTCAATGACAAACATATGTATGCCTTATTTCAGTGATATAAGGTGTCATATACTAATACTGTCTTTATGTCATGCTTACTAAACACTGTTGTCTATAGGCATAATATTACTGGTTATTTGAAACAATTACTTGGACTATTACTTTAACAATCATGTggttgtaaatattttacacaagGATGTCTATTCACCTTACTAAaacatgtgacgttttcaactaaaaggtaccacattgtctgTTGTCGatgaggttgatttctaattgaagctatatggaaatagtgccttactgacaagcgacaataactacccttttggttgaaaatggcacatatcatGCTCAAAGAagaaatttaagtattttttcctGACTACTATTATATTGCACATAGCTGTACATTTGaatgacaatattaataatatttttttccagtGTGCTCTCTCCAATCGGCGAAGGCAGCAGCATCACAATGCCGAGCCTTCACTACTCAGCTGACGGAGCAGCAGAAGGAGATCCAGGCCCTGGCCCGCAACTTCTCCAAGGAGAACCTCAAACCGCAGGCCTCCCAGCTTGATATAAAAGCCAGGTTTCCGTTTGATCTTGTAAGTACACTGCACTAGTGTATGATACTCAAAAGCTGAAGGCCCTGGTTTGAACCTAGTCTtaaccactggagggcttagtcactttttagggttccgtacccaaagggtaaaaatgggaccctattactaagactttgctgtctgtctatctgtccgtctgtcaccaggctgtatctcatgaaccgtgatagctgaaattttcacagatgatatatttctgttgcccctataacaacaaatactaaaaacagaataaaataaatatttaagtggggctcccatacaaccaaAGTGAttttttggccgttttttgcgtaatgctacggaacccttcgtgcgcgagtccgactcgcacttggccggtttttttctttaagtATATTAATTGCCATTCATCTATtgcgtaagacgatttttgctaGTTTTTGACCCCTCCCACCCTATAGGCAGAATCACTCCcgcgtttttttaaagtaagaaTTTAAAGGAATGAATAcatacatgtaatttttattttttgataataatctaatttggttttattttaaagtttttcttaCGTAAGAATTATTAAGGCTCCTTCCCATCcctttgtaagaaaaaataaaacatgatcGACCAACCTCCCCCCCCCTTATTCACATGTAAAATGCTTATTTTCTTacacttacatatattattatctgTGATCTATCAATGTTTTTATCTCAAGTCATAACTTTTATTACTGTTGTTATTACTATCATCCAtggaaagatttttttttcagataaaaaaacaatcacaaAGATAAGGCCCAACACTGTTGTGTGTATTAAGTACATTAAAAACTTGAAAGAATTAGTTTGAAACGAAAACGGGtattttcaatacaatttttattagtATGCTGTATGGCTGATATTTTGCCAGCATTTATTTTCGATTAAGCCGCTCCTTATAACTCTTATCAGTCATACGTATCTTGAGTATGTATGTAGTGTGATCTGTATTTGCATTGTCTTGTTTGTTACATAAGCCCTTATCTATTTTCCGatagataaaatataattataatattatataattatattttgtggTGGTAGTTGCTATAAGTCCAAAAAATTGTCCAAATTTGCTTAATAAGATCTCTTAATGTTCCGTCAAGGACGTTTAGGCATTTTCGTCCCATCAGTAATTACCAAGCTATTACTAGGTATAGAATAAACAGTTTCTTATGCAGGGCAAGCATGAGCTTAAATAAagcttttataaattgtaatatcgacatatttagtgatagcatatcaataataaaaaataaataaattagatacTTTATGGGTGACAATGATTCTGGCGCAGGTCAGGGCTAATGTACTGTGGCTAAATGTACTACCTAATAGATTTTACCTTCTtttctacttattttttgtaatgatcgATCATATTCATATCGATCCTCTGTTCTTGTGCTGTATGAACTTGTACATGTGTAATTAAGTCGGCCAATaagcttgttatattttattctgtttctataagtgaaaacctataattggctttctaattctattatagttttctgatatgtatagcgctgttggttttccattgtaccaaaataaaataaataaaataaataacttttcctaattttaggtatctacgtcaaacgatctttgagaaaaacgcatttatccGATTTACAAAACGAAATTAttccataagtgttccgtgaagTCTTGGAGCACTAAAAATAGGCAAACCATTACCACTGCTATTTACtcaatataaataacaataaattatttgacgCCCTTTATATTTCAGATAAAGAAGTTAACAAAGTTAGGCCTCATGGGGGCCTGCGTGGACTCCGAGTACGGAGGCCTAGGCCTCGACTACTTATCCCTCGCGCTCGCCGTTGAAGAGATCTCTCGAGGCTGCGCCAGCACGGGCATGATACTGTCGATACACAACTTCCTTTATGCGAACTTGGTTAACGAGACAGGGACGGAGGAACAGAAACAGTTGTTTTTGAAGAATTATACGGCGGGGAGTATTGGGTGCTTTGCGCTGAGTGAGCCAGGTGCGTTAAAGTTCAGTTTGTATTGAAACAGAGATAGATAGGGTCCAAAATCATAACATTTGGAGACTCCAGAGAATAAAATGATTAGAATGCATGTTCTCTAAATTTTGTTTTTGGTCATTCTTTACATTCTTAtagctggggagccggcgatgcttaatgtgtagttactcgagcgtcgtagagacctattagaatcgaaagattagatgataagaagaaaaaaaggttatatagttttttttcccGCGAGCAGGAAACCgtctacagttttttttttcggggggttggtggaaggttaaaaaagttttttttttttttttaatttattgaataaggaagcaaattacagttttttttagatcattacaagacccatcgtaggcaaaaccttatggaggtttgtgtgccgatggggagttcgagaataacataaagaaaaacaatattatatcctatatcttatcataaatatgattcttagtatacatagcttgtgtcgttagtttttaataagtgcattttaacgacattttttatatgtttaccatttaaatatttagcacaaacaacttctggcagatcattcaatattttaggtaatatatatgtgtacagcctagtgccatatatgttgttatatttgggtatacaatatttgttttggttctgtagacatcttagttttgtacatcttttgtgttcttttagtttagtaacatggtgatattcttctgttagtatggctagtttacacatattttgaactgggagtaaattacagtatttgaaaagttgggaatagtctgtttcgtacttctttttgatatgcttaggtacaagtgtcttcaataatcttatttgtaagttatatattttttctatatatgttttataggttttaccaTAAGTACTCAGAGCGTAACCGATCACAGAGTCAGCAAGGGCTAAGTACAACATACGTAGGGTTTTGTACGGTAACTTATAtcttaatgttgacattttactTAGGATGGCTCTCAACTTATcgcacacataattaatgtgtgGTCCCCAGTTGAATCTGTGGTCGATTATTAACCCAAGGTACATGTGCTCTGTGACCACTTCAATTTTTTCACAGTTACACGTTGTGATATTATGCTGGTGCAGGCAGCTATGTTGGTGTGCAAATACAGTAATATTATGAGTAGTTTTATTGTGAGCTGAACGAATATGCATTATCTTGGTCTTTTGGGCGTTAATTACTAAACCGACATCGTGCGCCCATTTGCAGAGGGTGTTAAAGTTGGATTGCATTATGCGTTCTGCGGCAGCTATGTCACGGTCGGCTGTGATAATGCATGTGTCGTCCGCGAACTGATAGACAGAGCCCTCAGTTATTATGTTGCACATATCATTAACATATAGCAGGTATTCCGTTGGTCCAATTATGGATCCCTGCGCCGTGCCTTTTTCGGTTTTTATTTCGTCACTgtatgtattgtttatttttactcgtGTATGTCTATTTTTATGATAGCTTTTCAGCAAGTTAACTAGAGGACCCTGTATACCGCTCTGCTCTAATTTGTAATATAACGTTTCATAATCTAGCATTTCAAAAGCTTTGCTGAAATCAATGAAAACAACGAGCACATGCCTTTTTTCATGCATGTGCTCGTTGATTTCATTGTTGAAGTCGCGAAGTAGCTGAGAGGTACttcgatttttttgaaaaccgtATTGTTTActgttaattatattgttttgagTCAAAAAGTTACTGATTTCGTTACCGAGGTATCTCTCAATTATCTTATCGATACACGACAATATAGTAATTGGTCTATAGTTATTACAATCACTATGCGctccttttttataaatagggCGTATTATACCCGTTTTGAGTTCGTCGAAGtcgttaagtagattgtggatttaGTAGTTTTGGGTCTCAACTCAATCCGCTAGCGTCTAGTCCGCAGCCATACCTTATGGCGTTGCCCTGGAAGCGAGTTTTCATAGGCTACGCAGCTACGGATCTAATTTCCAAAATGGCTTCCGTTTTTGTACATGACAATTTGAtgacaatataaatattttaaacttcattctattaatattttattttcagacgCAGGCAGCGACGTCGCCAACATCAGAACAACAGCGAGACGGGACGGTGACCACTGGGTGCTGAACGGCAAGAAGAGCTGGGTCACCTCCGCCATAGAGGGCCACGCTACGGCGGTGTTCGCTACCTTCGACCCCGAGCTGCGCCATAAGGGATTGGCTTGTGAGTACACTCGacgtttttacggttccgtacccaaagtgtaaaaccggccaagtgcgagtcggactcgcgcacgaagggttccgtaccattacgccaaaaaaatcacgtttgttgtatgggagccccacttaaatatttgttttattctgtttttagtatttgttgttatagcggcaacagaaatacatcatctgtgaaaatttcaactgtctacggttcatgagatacagcctggtgacagacagacagtggcgtcttagtaatagggtacccacaacacaagccttcttgagcttactgtgggactttgtcaatttgttatatgttattaagCTTTTAGCTAGATGTTCTTTACATGGATCTGGGAGAATATGCATAATGACTGAATGTTTCAGGTTTCCTGGTGCCGCTGGACGCGGAGGGTGTGTTCAGAGGAAATAAGGAGCCCCTAATAGGCGTCAGGTATGTGCTAGTTGTTTTGCACCAATGTTATGTACGGTTTCCACCGACCGGACGGCGTCGGAGCGCGTTTCGCATTAGTACGGCCGCAAGCCGGTCAGCTCCTCGCGGACGCGGACGGCTCCGGACGGACTCCTTCGCGTCTaccatacataatgtataggcACATTGTGAGATGCctatgtgataaaacaacgcagcCAAATTGTATTTGGGTTTATTAGAATCGTCTCTGAACtgaagaaaagtacagtcattgataaaagcttgtatcaaaaatgaagtGTTTGGcaaaaagctttttttattttatttggtgtAGGTTGTTTAGCCCAAGATTTGCAAATCATGCTTATTTATTGCTAAATTCTTGTTTTTCCATCCTTATCTGGGGCTataaattgtatgcccgaaaagggtaaaactgttgatactCATCAAAAAATTTACCTAgttatacttcttgtacctacacagtttacacaataaatatttctgattttaTCCTTAGGAATCTAATAGAAGTAGCGACAGGTACTCAGCGTGaggttttaagtatttatatattatatatatcgttgtctgag
This genomic interval from Cydia strobilella chromosome 9, ilCydStro3.1, whole genome shotgun sequence contains the following:
- the LOC134744375 gene encoding short-chain specific acyl-CoA dehydrogenase, mitochondrial-like isoform X2; translated protein: MSAGGLLKSTKLTLCSLQSAKAAASQCRAFTTQLTEQQKEIQALARNFSKENLKPQASQLDIKARFPFDLIKKLTKLGLMGACVDSEYGGLGLDYLSLALAVEEISRGCASTGMILSIHNFLYANLVNETGTEEQKQLFLKNYTAGSIGCFALSEPDAGSDVANIRTTARRDGDHWVLNGKKSWVTSAIEGHATAVFATFDPELRHKGLACFLVPLDAEGVFRGNKEPLIGVRAATACDLTLEDVRVPATSLVGEAGEGFKIAMAQLDQGRIGIAAHAVGIAQAALDTAINYAKERVAFSKNLTRLPSVKDRLTDMCILVETARMLTYRAATDVSTKNSSMAKYVAGRNAAAVADHCVQILGGRGLSTNYDAERHFRDARGTQIYGGVTDIQKRLVGHFLLKEHDAL
- the LOC134744375 gene encoding short-chain specific acyl-CoA dehydrogenase, mitochondrial-like isoform X1; amino-acid sequence: MSAGGLLKSTKLTLCSLQSAKAAASQCRAFTTQLTEQQKEIQALARNFSKENLKPQASQLDIKARFPFDLIKKLTKLGLMGACVDSEYGGLGLDYLSLALAVEEISRGCASTGMILSIHNFLYANLVNETGTEEQKQLFLKNYTAGSIGCFALSEPDAGSDVANIRTTARRDGDHWVLNGKKSWVTSAIEGHATAVFATFDPELRHKGLACFLVPLDAEGVFRGNKEPLIGVSVCHRAATACDLTLEDVRVPATSLVGEAGEGFKIAMAQLDQGRIGIAAHAVGIAQAALDTAINYAKERVAFSKNLTRLPSVKDRLTDMCILVETARMLTYRAATDVSTKNSSMAKYVAGRNAAAVADHCVQILGGRGLSTNYDAERHFRDARGTQIYGGVTDIQKRLVGHFLLKEHDAL